Proteins encoded in a region of the Oscillospiraceae bacterium MB24-C1 genome:
- a CDS encoding ECF transporter S component, producing MSNLKKKHGASKMVRTALLTAIIFVMAFTPLGYFKTGGLSITLLSVPVIIGAIVMGPMTGAVLGLAFGVTSLIQCFGLEPFGTALMGINPVGTILTCLVPRVIMGFLTGVVFAALSRMDKKKLLSFAATSFLGALFNTLFFMTFLVLFFYKTDFIQKIVTGMGTRSAFSFALAFVGINGLIEAVACCVLAGAISKALCTVAVRQRL from the coding sequence ATGTCAAACTTAAAGAAAAAGCACGGCGCGAGCAAAATGGTACGTACGGCATTGCTGACGGCAATCATTTTTGTAATGGCCTTTACACCGCTGGGATATTTTAAAACCGGAGGTTTGAGTATCACGCTGTTGTCTGTGCCAGTGATTATCGGCGCAATTGTTATGGGGCCGATGACGGGGGCTGTCCTGGGGCTGGCGTTTGGTGTGACATCGCTCATCCAATGCTTTGGGCTTGAGCCTTTTGGTACTGCACTGATGGGGATCAATCCTGTCGGTACGATTTTAACCTGTCTCGTGCCCCGTGTAATCATGGGCTTTTTAACCGGTGTTGTTTTTGCAGCGCTTTCACGGATGGACAAAAAGAAACTGTTGTCATTTGCGGCCACCAGCTTTCTAGGCGCACTGTTTAACACCCTGTTTTTTATGACCTTTCTGGTTTTGTTCTTTTATAAAACCGATTTCATACAGAAAATTGTCACCGGAATGGGGACGAGAAGTGCCTTTTCATTTGCACTGGCTTTTGTCGGCATCAACGGATTGATCGAGGCGGTAGCCTGCTGCGTGCTGGCGGGGGCCATTTCTAAGGCGCTGTGTACTGTCGCCGTACGACAGCGGCTTTAA
- a CDS encoding type III pantothenate kinase, which translates to MILTIDIGNSNIVFGVHKQEGLVFSARIKTDPLRTDTEHAVLLFNIFALHDIDAKALTGAAISSVVPNLTSVMKQAIKVICDIPVLAVGPGVKTGLNIRIDDPSTLAADLCCTAVGAMTKYPLPAIIIDLGTATKITVVDANKAYIGGAIAPGVLVSLGALTKSTALLPAVGLSSELKVICTETVDAMMSGSILGTASMVDGMIDRFSEALGEVKTVVACGGLANAVIPHCKRNVTIDNDLLLDGLLTIYKKNV; encoded by the coding sequence ATGATTCTAACTATAGATATCGGCAACTCCAACATTGTTTTTGGAGTACACAAGCAGGAGGGACTGGTGTTCTCTGCTCGTATAAAAACCGATCCACTGCGCACCGATACCGAGCACGCGGTGCTGCTTTTTAATATTTTTGCGTTGCATGACATCGACGCTAAAGCGCTGACCGGCGCGGCGATTTCTTCGGTGGTACCAAACCTGACCTCGGTAATGAAGCAGGCCATCAAAGTGATCTGCGATATTCCGGTTCTGGCGGTCGGCCCAGGTGTCAAGACTGGGCTTAATATTCGCATAGATGACCCGAGCACGCTGGCAGCCGACCTCTGCTGCACAGCGGTGGGCGCAATGACCAAATATCCATTGCCCGCGATCATTATTGACCTCGGCACGGCGACGAAGATTACTGTTGTGGATGCAAACAAGGCTTATATCGGCGGCGCGATTGCCCCTGGCGTGCTGGTATCCCTGGGCGCATTGACTAAAAGCACTGCGCTGCTACCTGCAGTGGGCCTTAGCAGTGAGCTCAAGGTTATCTGCACCGAAACGGTGGATGCCATGATGTCCGGCAGTATTCTGGGCACGGCCTCAATGGTGGATGGCATGATCGACCGCTTTTCCGAGGCACTGGGCGAGGTTAAAACCGTCGTAGCTTGCGGCGGGCTGGCTAATGCCGTTATTCCCCACTGCAAGCGCAATGTGACCATTGACAACGATCTGCTGTTAGACGGCCTTTTAACCATTTACAAGAAAAACGTGTAA